One Methylophilus sp. TWE2 DNA segment encodes these proteins:
- the ahcY gene encoding adenosylhomocysteinase: MNTVADIKDYVVADMSLAAWGRKEIAIAETEMPGLMAIREEYAAQQPLKGARITGSLHMTIQTAVLIETLKDLGAEVRWASCNIFSTQDHAAAAIAATGTAVFAVKGETLEDYWDYTHRIFEWVDGGYSNMILDDGGDATLLLHLGTRAEKDLSVVANPTSEEEICLFNAIKAKLKTDPNWYSVRLAAIKGVTEETTTGVHRLYQMHKEGKLAFPAINVNDSVTKSKFDNLYGCRESLVDGIKRATDVMIAGKIAVVAGYGDVGKGSAQALRALSAQVWVTEIDPICALQAAMEGYRVVTMDYAAEHADIFVTATGNYHVITHEHMAKMKDQAIVCNIGHFDNEIDVASIEKYQWEEIKPQVDHVIFPDGKRIILLAKGRLVNLGCGTGHPSYVMSSSFANQTIAQIELFTQTDKYPVGVYTLPKHLDEKVAILQLKKLNAQLTTLTDAQAAYIGVNKNGPYKPEHYRY; the protein is encoded by the coding sequence ATGAATACTGTAGCTGATATTAAAGATTACGTTGTTGCTGACATGTCCCTGGCGGCATGGGGTCGCAAAGAGATTGCGATTGCCGAGACCGAAATGCCTGGCTTGATGGCAATTCGTGAAGAATATGCTGCTCAACAACCGCTCAAAGGCGCCCGTATCACTGGCTCCTTACATATGACTATCCAGACCGCTGTACTGATTGAAACCCTGAAGGATTTGGGTGCTGAAGTGCGCTGGGCTTCCTGTAATATTTTCTCTACCCAAGACCATGCTGCGGCTGCGATTGCTGCGACCGGGACTGCCGTATTTGCCGTCAAAGGCGAAACACTGGAAGACTACTGGGATTACACCCACCGCATTTTCGAATGGGTAGATGGTGGTTATTCCAACATGATCCTGGATGATGGTGGCGACGCCACATTGCTGTTGCATCTGGGTACTCGTGCTGAAAAAGATTTATCTGTCGTGGCCAATCCGACCTCTGAAGAAGAAATTTGTTTGTTCAACGCGATTAAAGCCAAGCTGAAAACAGATCCAAACTGGTACTCTGTACGTTTGGCTGCAATCAAAGGCGTGACCGAAGAAACCACCACTGGCGTGCACCGTTTGTACCAAATGCACAAAGAAGGCAAGCTGGCCTTTCCAGCGATCAACGTCAATGACTCTGTGACTAAGTCAAAGTTTGATAACTTATATGGCTGCCGTGAATCACTGGTTGACGGTATCAAGCGCGCGACTGACGTGATGATTGCCGGTAAAATTGCCGTCGTAGCCGGTTACGGTGACGTGGGTAAAGGTTCTGCACAAGCGTTGCGTGCCTTGTCTGCCCAAGTATGGGTGACTGAGATTGACCCGATTTGTGCCTTGCAGGCAGCCATGGAAGGCTACCGTGTGGTGACCATGGATTATGCGGCTGAGCATGCCGATATTTTTGTCACAGCTACCGGTAACTACCATGTCATTACGCATGAGCATATGGCCAAAATGAAAGACCAGGCCATTGTGTGTAACATTGGCCACTTCGATAACGAAATCGATGTTGCCAGCATTGAAAAATACCAGTGGGAAGAAATCAAGCCACAAGTGGATCATGTGATTTTCCCTGACGGCAAGCGTATTATCCTGCTGGCAAAAGGTCGCTTGGTCAACCTGGGTTGCGGTACTGGTCACCCAAGCTATGTCATGAGCTCCAGCTTTGCTAACCAGACCATCGCACAAATCGAGTTGTTTACGCAAACCGACAAATATCCTGTTGGCGTATACACCTTGCCTAAGCATTTGGATGAAAAAGTGGCCATTTTGCAGTTGAAAAAACTCAATGCGCAATTGACTACTTTGACGGATGCACAAGCAGCTTATATTGGCGTGAACAAAAACGGCCCATACAAGCCAGAGCATTATAGATACTAA
- a CDS encoding alpha/beta hydrolase, producing the protein MSAKNINAIARGWVSGLLGMLVTACRPVAILNAMIPKRQMEILPDIPFGDLPRQKLDIYRPRLLSGKSLPVVVFFYGGSWDSGSKNDYLFVAEALTAQGYLTVIADYRLYPEVKFPQLMQDPALALQWVKKHIANYHGDPQRLFMMGHSAGAHLAVMLSLNEEYLAAVGLKPDAIVGTIGLAGAYDFLPLTSSRLKSIFAPADQEWISQPINFVNGHHPPLLLLTGTADRTVWPRNSINLAHAVEAKGGQVQLITYQGYDHVDMIAKLARPLRGDQRLLQDVVNWLRLRGG; encoded by the coding sequence ATGTCTGCGAAAAATATTAATGCGATAGCAAGAGGGTGGGTTAGTGGCTTGTTGGGAATGCTGGTCACGGCCTGCAGGCCGGTTGCCATATTGAATGCCATGATTCCCAAGCGTCAGATGGAGATCTTACCGGATATTCCTTTTGGAGACTTGCCTCGGCAAAAACTGGATATCTATCGACCTCGTTTGCTTTCCGGAAAATCACTCCCGGTAGTGGTGTTTTTTTACGGCGGCAGCTGGGACTCGGGGAGCAAGAATGATTATTTGTTTGTGGCAGAGGCACTCACTGCGCAGGGATATCTTACGGTGATCGCCGATTATCGTCTTTACCCGGAAGTGAAGTTTCCCCAACTGATGCAGGACCCGGCACTGGCACTCCAGTGGGTTAAAAAACATATCGCCAATTATCATGGCGATCCGCAACGCCTATTTATGATGGGTCATTCCGCCGGCGCGCATCTGGCAGTGATGCTGTCTCTTAATGAGGAGTACCTGGCGGCTGTCGGCCTGAAGCCCGACGCGATTGTCGGCACTATTGGGCTGGCTGGTGCCTATGATTTTCTGCCATTGACCTCAAGCCGATTGAAATCCATTTTTGCGCCAGCCGACCAAGAATGGATTTCTCAACCCATCAATTTTGTCAATGGACATCATCCGCCCTTGCTTCTGCTCACAGGCACTGCGGATCGCACTGTTTGGCCCAGAAATTCCATCAATCTGGCACATGCCGTTGAAGCCAAAGGCGGCCAGGTTCAGCTCATCACTTATCAGGGGTATGACCACGTGGATATGATTGCCAAGCTAGCCAGGCCATTGCGTGGAGATCAGCGTTTGCTGCAAGATGTGGTGAACTGGTTGCGACTGCGCGGCGGCTAG
- a CDS encoding LysM peptidoglycan-binding domain-containing protein, with protein MTKIVQIITSLALACCSLLVQAEEIPLRARHPDRHVVVKGDTLWDISAKFLKNPWQWPQIWQLNRERIKNPHWIYPGDVIVLDTSSGKPVLKLVRESVTLEPGVIVTPIKGDAIPAIQPSTILPFLTKPMLISPEDLKAAPRIVAAQEEREILSPGTHIYVQGLPESGRNVWAIYREGEPVKDPETGELLGNEAHYLGEARLLRPGKPATLTVTQAKEEIAVKDKLIAVEDELTPAYIPHAPETHIQGQIARVSQGIDETGYGRVVVLNRGEEQGIERGHVLSVLRKGVNMVDPESDPKKPVNIQLPDEPVGLVMVFKTFPKLSYALVMQASQPIHTEDVVRTP; from the coding sequence ATGACCAAAATTGTTCAAATTATAACCTCGCTTGCCCTGGCTTGTTGCAGCTTGTTGGTGCAGGCAGAAGAAATTCCCTTGCGTGCGCGCCATCCGGACCGCCATGTCGTGGTCAAAGGCGATACGCTATGGGATATTTCTGCCAAGTTTCTCAAGAATCCCTGGCAATGGCCGCAAATCTGGCAACTCAACCGTGAACGGATTAAAAACCCGCACTGGATTTATCCAGGGGATGTGATTGTGCTGGATACCAGCAGCGGTAAACCCGTGTTGAAACTGGTGCGTGAATCGGTCACGCTGGAGCCTGGCGTGATTGTGACGCCAATCAAAGGCGATGCAATTCCAGCCATACAGCCCAGCACCATCCTGCCATTCTTGACCAAACCCATGCTCATTTCGCCCGAAGACTTGAAAGCGGCACCAAGGATAGTCGCAGCACAGGAAGAGCGAGAGATCTTAAGCCCGGGAACACATATTTACGTACAAGGTTTGCCAGAATCCGGCAGAAACGTGTGGGCCATCTACCGCGAAGGCGAGCCCGTCAAAGACCCCGAAACGGGAGAACTACTTGGTAATGAAGCCCATTACCTCGGTGAAGCCAGGCTGTTACGCCCAGGCAAGCCTGCCACCTTGACTGTTACCCAAGCCAAGGAAGAAATTGCCGTCAAGGACAAACTGATCGCGGTGGAAGACGAACTGACACCAGCTTACATACCCCATGCGCCTGAAACACACATCCAGGGACAGATTGCACGTGTCAGCCAGGGAATTGATGAAACCGGCTATGGGCGGGTTGTTGTACTTAACCGCGGTGAAGAACAAGGCATTGAACGGGGACATGTGTTATCGGTACTGCGCAAGGGCGTGAATATGGTGGACCCGGAATCCGACCCCAAAAAACCAGTCAACATACAGCTACCAGATGAGCCGGTTGGCCTGGTGATGGTGTTCAAGACCTTCCCCAAACTGTCTTACGCCCTGGTGATGCAGGCCTCACAGCCCATCCATACCGAAGACGTTGTACGCACCCCATAA
- a CDS encoding serine protease: MTKLMIGLLLGLISTSVTAEPADELMQALNSRVLRVQVGLKNGQYGLGSGVVVAENQVVTNCHVVANASSISVVSGGAAYHAVGVKPDWEHDVCMLQMEDLPLTPVTMKSSRELKYEQPVFTIGYPSFVAAPVSTSGVVKGLFTMDDSVIVRATSTFRQGASGGGLFDDSGALVGLITLKSPGKDAYYYYMSVDWIQALISKPAGPIVVKSELPFWGKPAAEWPYFMKVVFPYLHKDWQGLKVIAEQWTAKEPHNTEAWFYLAAAEYETRDFTTAEQHLHRVISMNDQHSQAFYYLGMIAEASGNHGEAMARVDTLSHLDTEKAEELKVAMKSLP, encoded by the coding sequence ATGACGAAGTTAATGATCGGATTATTGTTAGGACTCATCAGCACATCGGTGACGGCGGAGCCAGCAGACGAGCTGATGCAAGCGTTAAACAGTCGTGTGTTGCGCGTGCAAGTCGGCCTGAAAAACGGTCAATATGGTTTGGGCTCTGGCGTGGTGGTGGCTGAAAATCAGGTAGTCACTAACTGCCATGTGGTCGCGAATGCCAGCAGTATCAGTGTGGTGAGTGGTGGTGCCGCTTACCATGCAGTCGGTGTCAAGCCAGACTGGGAGCATGATGTGTGCATGCTGCAAATGGAAGATTTGCCGCTCACCCCAGTCACCATGAAATCCAGCCGTGAGCTCAAGTACGAGCAACCGGTATTCACCATTGGCTATCCAAGTTTTGTTGCTGCCCCGGTGAGCACCAGTGGCGTGGTCAAAGGTCTTTTTACCATGGATGATTCTGTCATCGTGCGTGCGACCAGTACCTTTAGGCAGGGAGCCAGTGGCGGTGGCCTGTTTGATGACAGTGGCGCATTGGTTGGCTTGATCACACTTAAAAGCCCAGGTAAGGACGCCTATTACTACTATATGTCAGTCGATTGGATCCAGGCATTGATCAGCAAACCGGCAGGTCCCATTGTGGTGAAGAGCGAACTGCCTTTCTGGGGCAAACCGGCTGCCGAGTGGCCTTACTTCATGAAAGTGGTTTTCCCCTACTTGCACAAAGACTGGCAAGGCCTGAAAGTGATTGCCGAACAATGGACGGCTAAAGAGCCTCATAACACCGAAGCCTGGTTTTACCTCGCTGCCGCAGAGTATGAAACACGCGATTTCACCACAGCTGAACAACATCTGCACCGTGTGATCAGTATGAACGACCAGCATAGCCAGGCTTTTTACTACCTGGGGATGATTGCTGAAGCCAGCGGTAATCATGGCGAAGCAATGGCGAGGGTAGATACATTAAGCCATCTGGATACCGAAAAAGCAGAAGAGCTTAAAGTGGCCATGAAAAGTCTTCCATAG
- the def gene encoding peptide deformylase has protein sequence MAHLPILQYPDPRLHTVAKPVQVFDEALQQLVSDMAETMYDAPGIGLAATQVDQHIQLIVIDLSKEKNDLLVLINPKIIAQSGSQDYEEGCLSVPGIYESVTRAEFITVEAQDVHGKTFKLDADGLLSVCIQHEMDHLKGKVFVEYLSPLKRNRIRTKMVKHAREIERNSY, from the coding sequence ATGGCACACCTTCCAATTTTGCAATATCCGGATCCGCGCTTGCACACTGTGGCTAAACCCGTGCAAGTGTTTGATGAGGCATTGCAGCAACTGGTCAGCGATATGGCAGAGACCATGTATGATGCGCCAGGCATAGGTTTGGCAGCCACACAGGTGGATCAACATATCCAGTTGATTGTGATTGACTTAAGCAAGGAAAAAAATGATCTGCTGGTGTTGATTAACCCTAAAATCATTGCCCAGTCTGGCAGCCAGGATTATGAAGAGGGTTGTTTATCCGTGCCTGGCATTTATGAGAGTGTCACCCGCGCCGAATTCATCACTGTTGAGGCGCAGGACGTGCATGGCAAAACCTTCAAGCTGGATGCAGACGGCCTGCTCAGTGTGTGTATCCAGCACGAAATGGATCATCTCAAAGGCAAGGTGTTTGTTGAGTACCTGTCTCCACTGAAACGCAACCGTATCCGTACCAAAATGGTTAAGCACGCGCGCGAAATCGAGCGCAACAGTTACTAA
- the fmt gene encoding methionyl-tRNA formyltransferase, protein MRIIYAGTPEFAVPALQGLIDAGHEIVMVLTQPDRPAGRGMQLKASPVKQLALQHGLRVFQPESLKPAEVQAELAAAQADVMIVAAYGLIIPTAVLNLPSKGCYNIHGSLLPRWRGAAPIHRAILAGDAETGVTIMEVVPKLDAGNMISKWAVAITEADTTQSLHDAISREGARLMVEAMHTLQNTGQLPSEVQDESLVTYAHKLEKSESAIDWTQPAQQLSRQVRAFNPFPVATAKFKEQVCKIWFAQAANGQGQPGRVLETQPLRVACGEGVLDIHELQMPGGKRQTAQQFVQGQHVQVGNQFF, encoded by the coding sequence ATGCGAATTATTTATGCCGGGACACCGGAGTTTGCCGTGCCTGCCTTGCAGGGGTTGATTGATGCCGGTCATGAGATTGTCATGGTACTTACGCAGCCGGATCGCCCTGCTGGACGCGGCATGCAGCTTAAAGCCAGCCCGGTCAAGCAACTAGCACTCCAGCATGGCTTGCGAGTGTTTCAGCCGGAAAGCCTCAAACCAGCCGAAGTGCAAGCCGAGCTCGCCGCCGCACAGGCAGACGTCATGATCGTGGCGGCGTACGGCCTGATTATTCCAACTGCCGTGTTGAATCTTCCTTCCAAAGGTTGTTATAACATTCACGGCTCATTGCTACCGCGCTGGCGTGGTGCCGCACCTATTCATAGAGCCATTCTGGCGGGTGATGCCGAGACCGGAGTCACGATTATGGAAGTGGTGCCCAAGCTGGATGCGGGCAATATGATCAGCAAATGGGCTGTTGCCATTACCGAAGCTGACACCACACAGAGCCTGCATGATGCGATCAGCCGTGAAGGTGCGCGCTTGATGGTCGAAGCCATGCACACCTTACAAAACACGGGGCAGTTGCCATCTGAGGTGCAAGATGAGTCGCTGGTGACCTACGCCCACAAACTGGAAAAATCTGAATCGGCCATCGACTGGACTCAGCCAGCCCAACAACTTTCGCGTCAGGTACGGGCGTTTAATCCGTTTCCGGTAGCCACAGCCAAATTTAAAGAGCAGGTCTGCAAAATATGGTTTGCGCAGGCGGCAAATGGGCAAGGTCAGCCTGGTAGGGTGCTTGAAACACAGCCTTTACGTGTGGCTTGTGGTGAAGGTGTATTGGACATTCATGAACTGCAAATGCCTGGTGGCAAACGGCAAACGGCACAGCAGTTTGTACAAGGTCAGCACGTGCAGGTGGGCAACCAGTTTTTCTAA
- the metF gene encoding methylenetetrahydrofolate reductase [NAD(P)H] yields MNNKLSYSFEFFPPKTAEGMANLRNVRNELAAFSPEFFSVTFGAGGSTRDRTMESVLEIQAEGHGAAPHISCISSSKEEIRELLQAYQAKGIKRLVTLRGDIPSGEVSAGDFKYANELVSFIRAETGDWFHLEVAAYPEFHPEAGSAQKDLENFKRKIDAGADSAITQYFYNVDAYFRFVEAAQKMGVAAPIIPGIMPIYNYTQLARFSNVCGAEIPRWLRLRLEAYGDDLSSLRAFGVDVVTDICAKLIASGVDKMHFYTLNQAGIIGQIIRQL; encoded by the coding sequence GTGAATAATAAACTCTCTTACAGTTTTGAATTCTTCCCGCCCAAGACGGCGGAAGGCATGGCTAATCTGCGCAATGTGCGCAATGAGCTGGCGGCATTCTCACCCGAATTTTTCTCGGTCACTTTTGGCGCAGGTGGCTCCACGCGTGACCGTACTATGGAAAGCGTGCTGGAAATTCAGGCGGAAGGCCATGGGGCAGCGCCTCATATTTCCTGTATTTCCTCCAGTAAAGAAGAAATTCGTGAGTTGTTACAGGCTTATCAAGCCAAAGGCATCAAGCGACTGGTCACCTTGCGCGGCGATATTCCTTCTGGCGAAGTGAGTGCTGGCGATTTTAAATATGCCAATGAGCTGGTGAGTTTTATCCGTGCTGAAACCGGTGACTGGTTTCACCTCGAAGTAGCGGCTTACCCTGAGTTTCACCCGGAAGCTGGCTCTGCACAAAAAGACCTGGAAAACTTCAAGCGTAAAATCGATGCCGGTGCCGATTCGGCCATTACGCAGTATTTTTACAACGTAGATGCGTATTTCCGCTTTGTGGAAGCTGCGCAAAAAATGGGTGTCGCAGCACCTATTATTCCGGGCATTATGCCTATCTACAATTACACACAGCTGGCGCGTTTTTCCAATGTGTGTGGTGCCGAAATTCCGCGCTGGTTACGTTTACGTCTGGAAGCTTATGGTGATGACTTGTCGTCATTGCGTGCTTTTGGCGTGGATGTAGTCACCGATATTTGCGCCAAGCTGATTGCGTCTGGCGTGGATAAAATGCATTTCTATACGCTGAACCAGGCTGGCATTATTGGCCAGATTATCCGTCAACTGTAA
- a CDS encoding diguanylate cyclase, which translates to MNRPRKRAVLYILIAGFLIAFVGALLFIWIYFSSMREMHQTTRKLYEYPFAVANAALALEADLYQIRSHLLYVTLIQADRQQLANAEALINACEQRAQQKIATITRSYSHDPQQVMQLKQQLALLGNVREQVLQKLSAARYAEANQLIETEWTARFAKVAGLNEIILKHAHQRAIEYVNESQQRLEQHTKRGLSYAALLLSLFVGVGAFVAWRIYQLHIEADKFAFTDFLTGIANRRHFIHELESEIRRSQRYELPFSFAMVDIDHFKKINDQHGHHAGDLVLQNFCLRCVNALRTSDIVGRLGGEEFGILMPMTDLHEAARVIERLRAEIDHSVMTDQGEKIHYTASFGLVSTSQLGEQQGMAHLMKMADAALYTAKQQGRNRVFIAHP; encoded by the coding sequence ATGAATAGACCACGAAAACGTGCGGTATTGTATATCCTGATTGCCGGGTTCCTGATTGCTTTTGTCGGTGCATTGTTATTCATCTGGATTTACTTTTCCAGCATGCGCGAGATGCACCAGACCACGCGCAAACTTTATGAATACCCTTTTGCCGTGGCAAACGCAGCCCTCGCACTGGAGGCTGATCTCTACCAGATTCGCAGTCATCTGCTGTATGTCACACTGATCCAGGCAGACCGCCAACAACTGGCAAATGCTGAGGCATTGATTAATGCATGCGAGCAACGGGCTCAGCAGAAGATTGCAACCATCACCCGTAGTTATTCCCATGACCCCCAACAGGTCATGCAACTCAAACAGCAGCTTGCCTTGTTGGGAAATGTTCGTGAGCAGGTGTTGCAAAAGCTCTCCGCTGCTCGTTATGCTGAGGCTAACCAGCTGATTGAAACCGAGTGGACAGCCCGCTTTGCCAAGGTGGCTGGTCTAAACGAGATTATTCTCAAACATGCGCATCAGCGTGCAATTGAGTATGTCAATGAGAGCCAGCAGCGTCTGGAACAGCATACCAAGCGTGGTTTAAGTTATGCCGCTTTACTTCTGAGCCTCTTTGTTGGGGTGGGAGCCTTTGTTGCCTGGCGTATCTATCAATTACATATTGAGGCTGACAAGTTTGCCTTTACCGATTTCTTGACGGGTATTGCCAACAGGCGGCATTTCATCCACGAGCTTGAATCTGAAATCCGGCGCAGCCAGCGTTATGAGTTGCCGTTCTCATTTGCAATGGTAGACATTGACCATTTTAAGAAAATCAACGACCAACACGGGCATCATGCTGGCGACCTGGTGTTGCAGAACTTTTGCCTCAGGTGTGTCAACGCTTTGCGTACTAGCGATATTGTCGGCCGACTGGGCGGTGAAGAGTTTGGCATCCTGATGCCGATGACGGATCTGCATGAAGCGGCGCGCGTGATTGAGCGTTTACGCGCCGAGATTGATCACAGTGTCATGACGGATCAGGGAGAGAAAATCCATTACACGGCTTCGTTTGGCCTGGTGTCTACATCTCAGCTAGGTGAGCAGCAAGGCATGGCGCATTTGATGAAGATGGCGGATGCAGCACTCTATACAGCCAAGCAGCAAGGCCGTAACCGGGTATTTATCGCGCATCCCTGA
- a CDS encoding DUF2237 family protein: MKKNVLGTLLIPCSMQPITGFMRDGCCGFHPEDLGRHTVCAEMTDEFLAFSQAQGNDLSTPVAEYGFPGLKAGDRWCLCARRWLEASEAGYAPPVILESCDESCLEVVSLADLMYHALR; encoded by the coding sequence ATGAAAAAAAACGTTCTCGGTACACTTCTTATTCCTTGCAGCATGCAGCCCATCACTGGCTTTATGCGCGATGGCTGTTGTGGATTTCATCCCGAAGATCTTGGCAGGCACACCGTGTGTGCCGAGATGACTGATGAGTTTCTGGCTTTTTCTCAAGCACAAGGCAATGATTTATCAACTCCGGTGGCTGAATATGGGTTTCCCGGACTCAAAGCCGGGGATCGCTGGTGCTTGTGTGCACGGCGCTGGCTGGAAGCCAGCGAAGCGGGGTACGCGCCGCCAGTCATTTTGGAATCCTGCGATGAAAGCTGTCTGGAGGTAGTCAGCCTGGCTGACCTGATGTATCACGCATTGCGCTAA
- a CDS encoding phage holin family protein — protein sequence MFKLLVVWVLNAVALISVTYLVPGIHVANFKAALVAALVIGLVNVLIKPLLVLLTLPITLLTLGLFILVINGLLFWAVGNYLEGFSVSSILIGVIGALVYSLISGVLSAIVVDGKD from the coding sequence ATGTTTAAGTTGCTGGTAGTCTGGGTTTTGAATGCAGTGGCGCTGATATCCGTCACCTATCTGGTGCCTGGCATTCATGTGGCGAACTTTAAAGCGGCACTGGTGGCTGCGCTGGTAATTGGCCTGGTCAATGTGCTCATCAAGCCACTACTAGTTCTTCTGACATTGCCTATTACTTTATTAACGCTGGGCCTGTTTATACTGGTCATTAACGGACTGCTTTTTTGGGCGGTGGGCAATTACCTGGAAGGTTTTTCGGTCAGCTCTATCCTCATCGGCGTGATTGGTGCGCTGGTGTACAGTCTGATCTCGGGCGTACTCAGCGCGATTGTCGTGGATGGCAAGGATTAA
- a CDS encoding EVE domain-containing protein: MARYWLMKSEPSDVSIDDLAGFPNQTVDWYGVRNYQARNFMRDQMKVGDGVLFYHSNCDEPGIVGICEVSQLAYPDKFQFIEGHKYFDPKSTPENPRWVNVDVKLVRKTRLLSLKEMREIPELANMRTLQKGNRLSITPVDPKEWAVITTLLGS, encoded by the coding sequence ATGGCGCGTTACTGGTTGATGAAATCCGAGCCCTCGGATGTTTCTATTGATGATTTGGCTGGGTTTCCCAATCAGACGGTGGATTGGTATGGCGTGCGAAATTACCAGGCACGCAACTTTATGCGTGACCAGATGAAAGTCGGCGATGGTGTACTGTTTTACCACTCTAATTGTGACGAACCCGGCATTGTGGGGATCTGCGAAGTGAGCCAACTGGCTTACCCGGACAAGTTCCAGTTCATAGAAGGACATAAGTATTTTGATCCAAAATCCACACCAGAGAATCCGCGCTGGGTGAATGTGGATGTCAAGCTGGTGCGTAAAACCCGATTGCTGAGTTTGAAGGAGATGCGTGAAATCCCTGAACTGGCAAATATGCGCACCTTGCAAAAAGGGAACCGTTTATCGATTACACCCGTCGATCCCAAAGAGTGGGCAGTCATCACGACGCTACTGGGTTCTTAA
- the dprA gene encoding DNA-processing protein DprA, with protein sequence MTLTTNQLTPWIALSLVDGLGSVTYCQLLLRFQTPEAVLAAPYTALREIVNKEVADGIQKAMDDPHIGLTLDWLTQTDNHLITLGDSYYPQRLLETDQPPPVLYAKGNLQMLKRPGMAIVGSRHATPQGEATAENFAESLCRAGFVVVSGLALGIDGAAHRGALKADGATIAVVGTGLDIVYPARHKALAHQIVQYGLILSEYPLGTPSLTHNFPRRNRIISGLSEGCLVVEANIDSGSLITARLATEQGREVFAIPGSIHSPVAKGCHALIKQGAKLVESTEDIVSELRHVRLPNPAVSISPNGPLPDWTNLPAEASPVLACMGFDPLFAEQIAARSGLTPEQVSTMLTLLELEGVVSHLANGQFQRLA encoded by the coding sequence GTGACTTTAACAACTAATCAACTCACGCCTTGGATTGCGCTTAGCCTGGTTGACGGGCTAGGTAGCGTCACTTATTGCCAGCTACTATTGCGCTTTCAAACCCCAGAAGCGGTTTTGGCAGCGCCCTATACCGCCCTGCGCGAGATTGTGAACAAAGAGGTCGCCGATGGCATCCAGAAAGCCATGGATGATCCGCATATTGGACTCACACTGGACTGGCTGACGCAAACGGATAACCACCTGATTACCCTCGGCGACTCTTATTATCCACAGCGACTGCTGGAAACTGACCAGCCCCCGCCAGTACTATACGCAAAGGGCAACCTGCAAATGCTCAAACGCCCTGGCATGGCGATTGTCGGTAGCAGACACGCGACACCACAGGGTGAAGCCACCGCCGAAAACTTTGCTGAGAGCCTGTGCCGGGCAGGATTTGTTGTTGTGAGCGGACTGGCATTGGGCATCGATGGTGCCGCACACCGCGGCGCATTGAAAGCGGATGGCGCGACGATTGCTGTGGTCGGCACCGGGCTGGATATTGTGTATCCGGCCAGGCATAAAGCCCTGGCCCACCAGATTGTGCAATACGGGCTAATCCTCTCCGAATACCCGCTGGGCACCCCATCCCTCACGCACAACTTTCCGCGACGCAACCGCATCATCAGCGGATTATCTGAGGGTTGCCTGGTAGTAGAAGCCAATATTGATAGCGGCTCATTGATTACCGCCAGGCTCGCCACTGAGCAAGGTCGGGAAGTGTTTGCCATTCCTGGCTCAATTCACTCCCCAGTGGCCAAAGGGTGCCATGCATTGATTAAGCAAGGCGCAAAACTGGTCGAATCCACCGAAGACATCGTGAGCGAATTGCGTCATGTCCGCCTGCCAAACCCGGCAGTTTCGATTAGCCCGAATGGGCCATTACCCGATTGGACTAATCTACCCGCCGAAGCAAGCCCTGTATTGGCCTGCATGGGATTTGACCCTCTCTTTGCAGAGCAGATTGCGGCGCGCTCAGGCTTGACGCCCGAACAAGTTTCCACCATGCTAACACTACTTGAATTAGAAGGTGTGGTTAGCCATCTCGCCAATGGTCAATTCCAACGACTGGCTTAA
- a CDS encoding DUF494 family protein, with protein sequence MLEVLIFIYQNYWDKHDALELKETDETIMAYELSQAGFNHQDILHAVDWVKDLRRSVQQPQYQQDPAAIRVFCDMERSKINDDSLNFLGLLQRSNIISAYERDLIIDRAMVLPQETLSMEDIRWITMMVLWDETRKQDYLFVEDALFNPQGLSLQ encoded by the coding sequence ATGTTGGAAGTATTGATATTTATTTATCAAAATTACTGGGACAAACATGATGCGTTGGAGCTGAAAGAAACAGACGAAACCATCATGGCTTACGAGCTATCCCAGGCTGGATTTAATCACCAGGATATCTTGCACGCAGTGGACTGGGTCAAAGACCTGCGCCGCTCGGTACAACAACCGCAATACCAGCAAGACCCAGCGGCAATCCGCGTTTTCTGCGATATGGAACGCAGCAAGATTAATGACGACAGCCTGAATTTCCTGGGCCTGCTGCAAAGAAGCAACATTATCTCGGCTTATGAGCGCGATCTGATTATTGACCGCGCCATGGTGCTGCCACAGGAAACACTGAGTATGGAAGATATCCGCTGGATCACCATGATGGTGTTGTGGGACGAAACTCGCAAGCAGGATTACCTGTTTGTCGAAGATGCCTTGTTTAACCCGCAAGGTCTTTCACTACAATAA